The following are encoded in a window of Methylocystis rosea genomic DNA:
- a CDS encoding type II toxin-antitoxin system HicB family antitoxin, which yields MTHYVAIVDEEEGKAVGVWFPDLPGCISAGDSLDEAMTNAAEALALWIDVAKEHGDAVPSPRALTELKRDPNIAEDIARYMVALIEHHPLRQAA from the coding sequence ATGACGCATTACGTCGCCATTGTCGATGAGGAAGAAGGGAAGGCTGTCGGCGTCTGGTTTCCCGACTTGCCCGGCTGCATCTCCGCCGGCGACTCATTGGATGAGGCGATGACGAACGCCGCCGAGGCGCTCGCTCTGTGGATCGATGTCGCGAAAGAACACGGCGACGCGGTTCCATCGCCACGGGCGTTGACCGAGTTGAAGCGCGATCCGAACATCGCGGAAGACATAGCGCGCTACATGGTCGCGCTCATTGAACATCATCCCTTGCGTCAAGCCGCTTGA
- a CDS encoding PepSY domain-containing protein, whose product MAQPRLRSGCKRKGSNMRTLVTCIALLGLVGMAATPAQADRRLTREEKSSIRSAMKDAQCSGGKMEFDDGKFEVENAKCQDGRRYELKFDRNFKMTSKELEDNNGRREYYGSGRYNKRDNTRDNRRDTY is encoded by the coding sequence ATGGCGCAGCCGCGGCTTCGTTCCGGCTGCAAGAGAAAGGGTTCCAACATGCGTACTCTGGTGACTTGCATCGCGCTTCTCGGGCTCGTCGGCATGGCGGCGACGCCGGCCCAGGCCGACCGTCGGCTCACCCGCGAAGAGAAATCCAGCATCCGTTCAGCGATGAAGGACGCGCAGTGTTCCGGCGGCAAGATGGAATTTGACGACGGGAAATTCGAAGTCGAGAACGCGAAATGTCAGGACGGCAGGCGCTACGAGCTCAAGTTCGATCGCAATTTCAAGATGACCAGCAAGGAGCTCGAAGACAACAATGGCCGTCGCGAATATTATGGCAGCGGGCGGTACAACAAGCGCGATAACACCCGCGACAACAGGCGCGACACCTATTAA
- a CDS encoding DUF4169 family protein, with the protein MGEVVNLRRARKERDRRAKDDAAQAKRAAFGRSKSERELTAAQAQLESARIEAHRREREEADDQA; encoded by the coding sequence ATGGGCGAGGTCGTCAATCTTCGGCGCGCGCGCAAAGAGCGCGACCGCCGCGCCAAGGACGACGCCGCGCAAGCAAAGCGCGCAGCTTTCGGCCGCAGCAAATCCGAACGGGAATTGACCGCCGCGCAGGCGCAGCTGGAAAGCGCCAGGATCGAGGCGCATCGGCGCGAGCGGGAAGAAGCGGACGATCAGGCGTGA
- the pth gene encoding aminoacyl-tRNA hydrolase — MLLLVGLGNPGRAYAKNRHNIGFMALEAIAKRHGFSPARARFQGLVSEGAIGGEKVMLLQPQTYMNESGRSVGEAARFHKIGLDEIVVLHDELDLAPAKCRIKTGGGVAGHNGLRSITAHIGNDYRRLRLGIGHPGDKALVHAYVLSDFAKSEEPWVAALCEAIAENAGLLVKGDDAGLQNRLHLAMDAKGFGAVKRVGAQ; from the coding sequence ATGCTGCTCCTTGTCGGACTGGGCAATCCCGGACGCGCCTACGCCAAGAACCGGCACAATATCGGCTTTATGGCGCTCGAAGCGATCGCCAAGCGACACGGCTTTTCACCAGCGCGGGCGCGCTTCCAAGGCCTCGTCAGCGAAGGGGCGATCGGCGGCGAAAAGGTCATGCTGCTGCAGCCGCAGACCTATATGAACGAGAGCGGCCGTTCTGTCGGCGAAGCCGCGCGTTTTCACAAGATCGGCCTCGATGAGATCGTGGTTCTTCACGACGAACTCGATCTCGCGCCGGCCAAATGCCGGATCAAGACAGGCGGCGGCGTCGCAGGCCATAACGGGCTGCGCTCGATCACCGCGCATATCGGCAACGACTATAGGCGGCTGCGGCTCGGCATCGGCCACCCCGGCGATAAGGCGCTGGTCCACGCTTATGTGCTCAGCGATTTCGCCAAAAGCGAGGAGCCCTGGGTGGCTGCGCTCTGCGAGGCGATCGCCGAAAACGCCGGACTGCTCGTCAAGGGCGACGACGCCGGACTGCAGAACCGGCTGCACCTCGCCATGGACGCGAAGGGCTTTGGCGCGGTGAAGCGCGTCGGCGCGCAATAG
- a CDS encoding class I SAM-dependent methyltransferase has product MPITTEQIHAGQAVYTPKMLAIYDVLVLGLSNRWIWKCPTPRLLAHYDQHISGNHLDVGVGTGYFIDRCRFPTPTPRIALMDLNRDALQFSARRIARYEPETYVRNVLETIDFDGAKFDSLGVNYLLHCLPGDMATKARAFDCLSPLMSPGAVVFGSTLLQGGVARSFAAQRLMAFYNSKGVFSNTQDDLATLTRELEKRFSAVRVETVGCAALFSATVKGSGA; this is encoded by the coding sequence ATGCCGATCACCACCGAGCAAATTCACGCCGGACAGGCGGTCTACACGCCGAAGATGCTCGCGATCTACGATGTGCTGGTGCTCGGCCTGTCCAATCGCTGGATCTGGAAATGTCCGACGCCGCGGCTGCTCGCCCATTACGATCAACACATAAGCGGCAATCATCTCGATGTCGGCGTCGGCACCGGCTATTTTATCGATCGCTGCAGGTTTCCCACTCCGACGCCGCGCATCGCGCTGATGGATTTAAACCGCGATGCGCTGCAGTTCTCGGCGCGGCGCATCGCCCGCTACGAGCCGGAGACCTATGTGCGCAATGTGCTGGAGACGATCGACTTTGACGGCGCCAAATTCGACTCGCTCGGCGTCAATTATCTCCTGCATTGCCTGCCGGGCGACATGGCGACAAAGGCGCGCGCTTTCGATTGTCTGTCGCCGTTGATGTCGCCAGGCGCCGTCGTCTTCGGCTCGACGCTGCTGCAGGGCGGCGTCGCGCGCAGCTTCGCCGCGCAGAGATTGATGGCGTTCTATAATTCCAAGGGCGTATTCTCGAATACGCAGGACGATTTGGCGACGCTGACGCGCGAACTCGAAAAGCGCTTCAGCGCGGTCCGCGTTGAAACGGTCGGCTGCGCCGCGCTGTTTTCGGCGACGGTGAAAGGTTCAGGCGCCTAG
- a CDS encoding ribbon-helix-helix domain-containing protein, with amino-acid sequence MSEAEGPQDASSRRVVKHSVVIAGHRTSVSLEDAFWRALKDIAAQERVSLAALIARVDAGRGEANLSSALRVFVLERALDGRATSPSPSPHLSP; translated from the coding sequence GTGAGCGAGGCCGAGGGGCCTCAGGACGCCAGTTCCCGCCGGGTCGTCAAGCATTCGGTCGTCATCGCCGGCCACCGCACCAGCGTCTCGCTTGAGGACGCCTTCTGGCGCGCGCTTAAGGACATCGCCGCGCAGGAGCGGGTGTCGCTCGCGGCGCTCATCGCCCGGGTGGATGCGGGGCGCGGAGAGGCGAATCTATCCTCGGCGCTGCGGGTGTTCGTGCTGGAGCGGGCGTTGGATGGGCGTGCAACGTCCCCAAGCCCCTCACCTCACCTCTCCCCGTGA
- a CDS encoding L,D-transpeptidase family protein, with amino-acid sequence MTAGEKAKRLLRAALAAATLSAFAAPAVAAQYPPRRAELFDPPPLVALFDVVRVPTRAALDNPNFAVTDAAPAAVLLDVELRAEPVKSDPLDLAWSLQPEEKRDLAVALEAWATSGGAALGPERHWLRAALATAYAARDLAPLWIENGEWRASARAALARLALAADDGLDLRAYAAPDAEKAAPTAADELALSEAVAAYALQARGARIEPERISRLVGAKTTLPDPALAVAEVAGAGVNAGDALQAYNPTHYGYQQLREKLIELRTQRASAPASDGLYAAASGTVTQSDVLPPASKSKRRRAAGLAKASTSRVEAEIIANMERWRWLPRDLGEERVEVNIPDFELAVVRNGEVTHRTRVIVGKEATPTPIFSNALQYLIVNPYWNVPPSILNKEMLPKANGDVAAIAASGFNVSYRGGKLVVRQPPGERNALGRIKFMFPNDFSVYLHDTPSRNLFSASHRAFSHGCMRVDAPFAFAEAVLGPGSGWSESRVRRLIGGSERYINLAKPLPIHIEYFTAYVDEGGRIVLRPDLYGYSARVRKALGLGA; translated from the coding sequence ATGACCGCTGGCGAAAAAGCCAAGCGACTTCTCCGCGCCGCGCTTGCGGCCGCGACCCTGTCGGCGTTCGCCGCTCCCGCGGTCGCGGCGCAGTATCCGCCGCGCCGCGCCGAACTGTTCGACCCGCCGCCGCTGGTCGCGCTGTTTGACGTGGTGCGCGTCCCCACGCGCGCGGCCTTGGACAATCCGAACTTCGCCGTCACGGACGCCGCGCCCGCCGCAGTTTTGCTCGACGTCGAGCTGCGCGCCGAGCCTGTAAAATCGGACCCGCTCGACCTCGCCTGGAGCCTTCAGCCTGAGGAGAAGCGCGATCTCGCCGTGGCGCTCGAGGCCTGGGCGACGTCCGGCGGCGCGGCTCTCGGGCCAGAACGCCATTGGCTGCGCGCGGCGCTGGCCACCGCCTACGCCGCTCGGGATCTCGCGCCTTTATGGATCGAGAATGGAGAATGGCGCGCCTCGGCTCGGGCCGCGCTCGCGCGCCTCGCGCTCGCGGCCGACGACGGGCTGGATCTTCGCGCCTATGCGGCGCCCGACGCAGAGAAGGCGGCGCCCACGGCGGCGGACGAACTTGCTCTGTCGGAGGCCGTCGCCGCCTATGCGCTGCAGGCGCGCGGCGCCCGGATCGAGCCTGAGCGCATTTCGCGGCTCGTCGGGGCGAAAACGACCCTCCCCGATCCGGCGCTGGCCGTGGCGGAAGTCGCCGGCGCGGGCGTAAACGCCGGCGACGCGCTACAGGCCTATAATCCCACGCATTATGGCTATCAGCAGCTGCGCGAAAAACTCATCGAGCTGAGAACGCAGCGCGCCAGCGCGCCGGCCTCTGACGGACTTTACGCCGCAGCCTCGGGAACCGTCACCCAGAGCGACGTCCTGCCGCCCGCAAGCAAGTCCAAGCGGCGCCGCGCCGCCGGGCTCGCCAAAGCTTCAACCTCGCGAGTCGAAGCCGAAATCATCGCCAATATGGAGCGGTGGCGCTGGCTGCCGCGCGACCTCGGCGAAGAACGGGTCGAGGTGAATATTCCCGATTTCGAACTCGCCGTCGTGCGCAATGGCGAGGTGACGCATCGCACGCGCGTCATCGTTGGCAAAGAGGCGACTCCGACGCCGATCTTCTCCAACGCGCTGCAGTACCTCATCGTCAATCCGTATTGGAACGTGCCGCCGTCGATCCTGAACAAGGAGATGCTGCCGAAAGCGAATGGCGACGTCGCCGCCATCGCGGCGAGCGGCTTCAACGTGTCCTATCGCGGCGGCAAGCTCGTGGTGCGCCAGCCGCCCGGCGAACGCAACGCGCTTGGGCGCATCAAATTCATGTTCCCGAACGATTTCTCGGTCTATTTGCACGATACGCCGTCGCGCAACCTGTTCTCCGCATCACATCGCGCCTTCAGCCATGGCTGCATGCGCGTCGACGCGCCGTTCGCATTCGCCGAAGCCGTGCTCGGCCCCGGCAGCGGCTGGTCGGAGAGCCGCGTACGCCGACTGATCGGCGGCTCGGAGCGCTACATCAATCTCGCCAAGCCGCTGCCTATCCACATCGAATATTTCACCGCCTATGTCGATGAAGGCGGGCGGATCGTGCTGCGCCCTGATCTCTACGGCTATTCGGCGCGGGTGCGGAAGGCTTTGGGGCTAGGCGCCTGA
- a CDS encoding HigA family addiction module antitoxin, whose protein sequence is MTSKSSTTTEPRGAIRAVHPGRILKRELAARDMSANRLALALRLSSGRIVDILNGKRGVSPETALRLGRYFGNGARFWLNLQTAYELAIAEAEIGARVIAEVQPGAA, encoded by the coding sequence ATGACGTCGAAATCATCGACTACCACTGAGCCGCGCGGCGCCATTCGCGCCGTCCATCCTGGCCGAATTCTCAAACGCGAACTCGCGGCGCGCGACATGTCGGCGAATCGCCTCGCGCTCGCGCTGCGACTAAGCTCCGGCCGGATCGTCGACATATTGAACGGCAAACGCGGCGTCTCGCCCGAGACGGCGCTGCGACTAGGCCGCTATTTCGGCAATGGCGCGCGTTTCTGGCTCAACCTTCAGACCGCATATGAACTCGCGATCGCGGAAGCGGAAATCGGCGCGCGCGTCATTGCGGAAGTGCAGCCCGGCGCTGCTTAG
- a CDS encoding CoA transferase, with product MYSARQKEILAAIAQGLNLPQHASPVHVDQTPGYVDSPIEVHDFAVALMGAIGATIASIGESRGLGAQQVRIDRRHAGLLFNEIAYFFQSGWQFDISAVHTAVNNFYRTRDGRHIFFNGAYQHLRDGILRYLDCPNAREAIAKSVARFDAQTLEDELSALGLCAAILRSPEEWRAHPQGRAIGDTPPIELIRQGDAAPVPFTPAAARPLERLRVLDFTHVVAGPTIGKLLAEHGADVIHCRNPYLDHILGFDIDTSFGKKTAYIDLHADADRARALDLVRDCDVFVQGFRWGSLAERGFGPQELWRINPRLIYVEVNAYGFQGPWAERRGWEQLAQAATGLAAMHSAELGEPALIPAYFNDYGSGCLGALGVLSALLRRAEAGGRWIVRVSLAGTAMLGLRFAANAQAPIPISQDDLNHYLVDQDSPLGLLTRVAPAIQLEKTPPYVDRAGSFPGSSTLDIGWGPDPFAPHAPPHRPTSIFRRGVAHMRGRQIL from the coding sequence CATGCGTCGCCTGTTCACGTCGATCAGACGCCTGGCTATGTCGACTCGCCCATCGAGGTCCATGACTTCGCCGTCGCGCTGATGGGCGCGATCGGCGCAACAATCGCCTCGATCGGCGAAAGTCGCGGCCTCGGCGCGCAGCAGGTGCGAATCGACCGGCGGCACGCCGGCCTGCTGTTCAACGAGATCGCTTATTTCTTTCAAAGCGGCTGGCAATTCGACATCAGCGCCGTCCATACGGCGGTGAATAATTTCTACCGCACCCGCGACGGGCGACACATTTTCTTCAACGGCGCCTACCAGCATCTGCGCGACGGCATATTGCGCTATCTCGACTGTCCGAACGCGCGTGAAGCCATCGCCAAAAGCGTTGCGCGCTTTGACGCGCAGACGCTCGAGGACGAACTTTCGGCGCTCGGCCTCTGCGCGGCGATCCTGCGAAGCCCCGAGGAGTGGCGCGCGCATCCGCAGGGTCGCGCGATCGGCGATACGCCGCCGATCGAGCTTATACGGCAGGGCGACGCGGCGCCCGTTCCTTTCACGCCTGCCGCCGCGCGGCCGCTCGAGCGGCTCCGTGTTCTCGATTTCACGCATGTCGTCGCCGGGCCGACGATCGGCAAACTGCTGGCGGAGCATGGCGCCGACGTCATTCACTGTCGTAACCCCTATCTCGACCATATTCTCGGCTTCGACATCGACACGTCCTTCGGCAAGAAGACCGCCTATATCGACCTGCACGCCGACGCCGATCGCGCCCGCGCGCTCGATCTCGTTCGCGACTGCGACGTTTTCGTGCAGGGATTTCGCTGGGGATCGCTGGCCGAGCGAGGATTCGGGCCGCAGGAGCTGTGGCGGATCAACCCGCGGCTGATCTACGTCGAGGTCAACGCCTACGGTTTTCAGGGTCCCTGGGCCGAGCGGCGCGGCTGGGAGCAGCTCGCTCAGGCGGCGACCGGCCTCGCCGCCATGCACAGCGCTGAACTTGGCGAGCCGGCGCTCATTCCCGCCTATTTCAATGATTACGGTTCAGGCTGCCTCGGCGCGCTCGGCGTTCTTTCCGCTCTACTGCGCCGCGCAGAGGCAGGCGGCCGCTGGATCGTCCGTGTGTCGCTTGCGGGGACGGCCATGCTCGGCCTGCGTTTCGCCGCCAACGCGCAAGCGCCAATTCCCATCAGCCAGGACGATCTCAATCACTATCTGGTCGATCAGGACTCCCCGCTCGGTCTGTTGACGCGGGTTGCGCCGGCGATTCAGCTGGAGAAAACCCCACCCTATGTGGATCGCGCCGGAAGCTTTCCGGGCTCCTCGACGCTCGACATCGGGTGGGGGCCTGATCCTTTCGCGCCACACGCGCCGCCGCACCGGCCAACCTCGATCTTCCGGCGCGGCGTCGCGCACATGCGCGGACGGCAAATCCTATGA
- a CDS encoding ATP-dependent helicase has translation MKSPPPEIDDYAPQTGGLAARAAASAGRPRYLDALNPEQRAAVETLDGPVLVLAGAGTGKTRALTTRIGHILALGKARAYEILAVTFTNKAAREMRQRVEALVGEGAQAMQWLGTFHAISAKILRRHAELVGLKPNFTILDVDDQIRLLKQVLRAENIDDKRWPARALAMRIDGWKNRGLTPAQVPAGDAESFANGKGAALYALYQERLKVLNAVDFGDLLMESLRLFRDNPDVLADYQRRFKYILVDEYQDTNIAQYLWLRLISQRAPGKQNLCCVGDDDQSVYGWRGAEVENILRFEQDFPGAKVIRLERNYRSTGHILAAASHLISHNEGRLGKTLFTDGGEGEKPTLTGVWDSQEEARSIGEDIEQLSRKDHSLEEIAILVRASFQMREFEERFVEIGLPYRVIGGPRFYERLEIRDALAYLRCVAQPADDLAFERIINTPKRGLGDATLQMLHEYARREAIPLMQAARVLVESEELKPKPRGALRGLIGDLDRWRTLIDSKPQHELAEQVLDESGYTEMWRSDKTPEATGRLDNLKELVRAMEAFPDLESFLEHVSLVMEADSAVDQERVSIMTLHGAKGLEFETVYLPGWEEGLFPSQRTLDEQGRAGLEEERRLAYVGLTRAKRRAKIYFASNRRIHGLWQATVPSRFIDNLPTDNVEVVEAPSGSQYGSYGVSRFANLDVYGSDYSTPGWKRAKAGADSTRSDSARSGAARESHGARGKQPVTIEGEVIARSSGGSRFVVGARVFHLKFGPGSVAAVDGNKLTVDFDKAGRKMVLESFVEVG, from the coding sequence ATGAAGAGCCCTCCGCCCGAGATCGACGATTACGCGCCGCAGACGGGCGGGCTTGCCGCGCGCGCGGCGGCGAGCGCGGGACGGCCGCGCTATCTCGACGCGCTCAACCCCGAGCAGCGCGCCGCCGTCGAAACGCTCGACGGCCCGGTGCTCGTGCTCGCCGGCGCCGGCACCGGCAAGACGCGCGCGCTGACGACGCGCATCGGCCACATCCTGGCGCTCGGCAAGGCGCGCGCCTATGAAATTCTCGCCGTCACCTTCACCAACAAGGCGGCGCGCGAGATGCGCCAGCGCGTCGAAGCGCTCGTCGGCGAAGGCGCGCAGGCCATGCAATGGCTCGGCACCTTTCACGCGATCAGCGCCAAGATCCTGCGCCGCCACGCCGAACTCGTCGGGCTGAAGCCCAACTTCACCATTCTCGATGTCGACGATCAGATCCGCCTCTTGAAGCAGGTGCTGCGCGCGGAGAACATCGACGATAAGCGCTGGCCGGCGCGCGCGCTCGCCATGCGCATCGACGGCTGGAAGAACCGCGGCTTGACGCCGGCGCAGGTGCCCGCCGGCGACGCCGAGAGCTTCGCCAACGGCAAAGGCGCGGCGCTTTACGCGCTCTATCAGGAGCGGCTCAAGGTCTTGAACGCCGTCGACTTCGGCGATCTCCTGATGGAGAGCCTGCGGCTCTTTCGCGACAATCCGGATGTGCTCGCCGACTATCAGCGCCGCTTCAAATATATTCTGGTCGATGAATATCAGGACACGAATATCGCGCAATATTTGTGGCTGCGGCTGATCTCGCAGAGGGCGCCGGGCAAACAAAATCTCTGCTGCGTCGGCGACGACGATCAGAGCGTCTATGGCTGGCGCGGCGCCGAGGTCGAGAACATCCTGCGTTTCGAGCAGGATTTTCCCGGCGCCAAGGTCATCCGCCTGGAGCGCAACTACCGCTCGACCGGACATATTCTCGCCGCCGCCTCGCATCTCATCTCGCATAATGAAGGCCGGCTCGGCAAAACGCTGTTCACCGATGGCGGCGAGGGCGAAAAGCCGACGCTCACCGGCGTCTGGGACAGCCAGGAAGAAGCGCGCAGCATCGGCGAGGACATCGAGCAGCTGAGCCGCAAGGACCATTCGCTCGAAGAGATCGCCATTCTCGTGCGCGCGTCGTTTCAGATGCGCGAATTCGAAGAGCGCTTCGTCGAAATCGGCCTGCCCTATCGCGTCATCGGCGGCCCGCGCTTTTACGAGCGGCTCGAAATTCGCGACGCGCTCGCCTATCTGCGCTGCGTCGCGCAGCCGGCCGACGATCTCGCCTTCGAGCGCATCATCAATACGCCCAAACGCGGCCTCGGCGACGCGACACTGCAGATGCTGCATGAATATGCGCGGCGCGAAGCCATTCCGCTGATGCAGGCGGCGCGCGTTCTTGTCGAAAGCGAGGAGCTGAAGCCGAAGCCCCGCGGCGCGCTGCGCGGCCTCATCGGCGATCTCGACCGCTGGCGCACGCTGATCGATTCAAAGCCGCAGCATGAGCTTGCTGAGCAGGTGCTTGATGAATCCGGCTACACGGAGATGTGGCGTTCGGACAAGACGCCAGAGGCCACCGGGCGGCTCGACAATTTGAAAGAGCTCGTCCGGGCGATGGAGGCCTTTCCCGACCTCGAGTCGTTCCTCGAACATGTGTCGCTCGTCATGGAGGCCGACAGCGCCGTCGATCAAGAGCGCGTCTCGATCATGACGCTGCATGGCGCCAAGGGCCTCGAGTTCGAAACCGTCTATCTTCCCGGCTGGGAGGAAGGGCTGTTTCCGAGCCAGCGCACGCTCGATGAACAGGGACGCGCCGGCCTCGAGGAAGAGCGCCGTCTCGCCTATGTCGGGCTGACGCGCGCCAAGCGCCGCGCCAAGATCTATTTCGCCAGCAACCGACGCATTCACGGGCTGTGGCAGGCGACCGTGCCCTCACGCTTCATCGACAATCTGCCGACGGACAATGTCGAGGTGGTCGAGGCGCCGAGCGGCTCGCAATATGGCTCCTATGGCGTCTCGCGTTTCGCCAATCTCGACGTCTACGGCTCCGACTATTCGACGCCGGGATGGAAGCGGGCCAAGGCGGGTGCAGATTCGACGCGCAGCGATTCCGCGCGCAGCGGCGCGGCGCGCGAGTCGCACGGCGCACGCGGCAAGCAGCCCGTGACGATCGAGGGCGAAGTGATCGCGCGCTCAAGCGGCGGTTCGCGCTTCGTAGTCGGCGCGCGGGTGTTTCACTTGAAGTTCGGGCCTGGCTCCGTGGCGGCGGTCGACGGCAACAAACTCACGGTCGATTTCGACAAGGCCGGCAGGAAGATGGTGCTGGAGAGTTTTGTTGAGGTGGGGTGA
- a CDS encoding SspB family protein, producing the protein MAKDIIRYDLLVQDAMRGVMRKVLGDVAENGYLPGDHHFTISFRTDAPGVTMSRRLAEQWPSELTIILQHQYSDLEVDEEGFGVTLSFRSVAEHLYVPFSAVTGFFDPAVEFGLRFESADDALEDSDDEDAPSAGPSLVVKTPEPVKEFKPAKVDPAKAEPNKTPSADRQRKLKPVEAKEDADEKVVSIDAFRKKP; encoded by the coding sequence ATGGCTAAAGACATTATTCGCTACGATCTTCTCGTTCAGGACGCCATGCGCGGCGTCATGCGCAAAGTGCTGGGCGACGTCGCCGAGAATGGCTATCTGCCCGGCGACCATCACTTCACCATCAGCTTCCGCACCGACGCGCCGGGCGTTACGATGTCGCGCCGCCTCGCCGAGCAATGGCCGAGCGAGCTGACGATCATCCTGCAGCATCAATATTCGGATCTTGAAGTCGACGAAGAAGGTTTCGGCGTCACCCTATCGTTCCGCTCGGTCGCCGAGCATCTCTACGTGCCGTTCTCGGCCGTCACCGGCTTTTTCGATCCTGCCGTCGAATTCGGCCTGCGGTTTGAGAGCGCCGATGACGCGCTTGAGGACAGCGACGACGAGGACGCGCCTTCCGCCGGACCAAGCCTTGTCGTGAAAACGCCGGAGCCGGTGAAGGAGTTCAAGCCGGCCAAGGTCGATCCCGCCAAAGCGGAGCCGAACAAGACGCCGAGCGCCGACAGGCAAAGAAAACTTAAGCCTGTCGAAGCCAAGGAAGACGCCGACGAGAAGGTCGTCTCGATCGACGCCTTCCGCAAAAAGCCCTGA
- a CDS encoding type II toxin-antitoxin system RelE/ParE family toxin, whose protein sequence is MIKSWANSATRRFAEDGKNKFSGLDEELALDLLAALDAAEKLSDLSPLKSVGLHKLSGDRAGQWAIKANGPWRICFKFEDGHAHDVEIIDYH, encoded by the coding sequence ATGATCAAGTCATGGGCGAATAGCGCTACACGGCGGTTCGCCGAGGACGGGAAGAACAAGTTCTCGGGCCTGGATGAAGAGCTGGCCCTAGATTTGTTGGCGGCGTTGGACGCAGCTGAGAAACTGAGTGACCTGAGCCCGCTAAAATCGGTCGGGCTGCATAAGTTGAGCGGTGACCGCGCCGGACAGTGGGCGATCAAAGCGAATGGCCCATGGCGAATATGTTTTAAATTCGAGGACGGACACGCCCATGACGTCGAAATCATCGACTACCACTGA
- a CDS encoding 50S ribosomal protein L25/general stress protein Ctc — MAETKKLAATVRSGTGKGAARSVRREGRIPAVLYGGGEAPQPLSLEKKSLSQLIFAGHFLTTIFELDIDGKKERAIPRDYQLDVIKDTPMHVDFLRLKPGSRLRVQVPVHFINQEAAPGIKRGGALNIVYHTVEMWVPADNIPEAITADLTGMDFNDSLHISAIPLPEGCKPTNPDKNFTVASLTPPAGGGAEEAPAAAAAPAAAPAKEEKKK, encoded by the coding sequence ATGGCCGAGACCAAAAAGCTCGCGGCCACGGTGCGCAGCGGGACAGGCAAGGGGGCCGCCCGCAGCGTTCGCCGTGAGGGCCGTATACCAGCAGTGCTCTATGGCGGCGGCGAAGCGCCGCAGCCGCTCTCGCTTGAGAAGAAGAGCCTCTCTCAGCTGATTTTCGCTGGGCACTTCCTTACGACGATCTTCGAGCTCGACATCGACGGCAAGAAAGAGCGCGCCATCCCGCGCGACTATCAGCTTGACGTCATCAAAGATACGCCGATGCACGTCGATTTCCTGCGCCTGAAGCCGGGTTCGCGGCTGCGCGTGCAAGTGCCGGTGCATTTCATCAACCAGGAAGCGGCGCCTGGCATCAAGCGCGGCGGCGCGCTCAACATCGTCTATCACACGGTGGAGATGTGGGTGCCGGCGGACAATATTCCGGAGGCCATCACCGCCGACCTGACGGGCATGGACTTCAACGATTCGCTGCATATTTCGGCGATTCCTCTGCCGGAGGGCTGCAAGCCCACGAACCCCGACAAGAACTTCACCGTCGCGAGCCTAACGCCGCCGGCGGGCGGCGGCGCCGAGGAGGCGCCGGCTGCGGCGGCTGCGCCTGCGGCCGCTCCCGCCAAGGAAGAAAAGAAGAAGTAA